The Cytophagia bacterium CHB2 genome has a segment encoding these proteins:
- a CDS encoding polyprenol monophosphomannose synthase, whose protein sequence is MRYNQVWQTNDDTTEEDYLVALAEKHVLVVVPTFNEAGNINMLLDRLFGLNIPTLHVLIVDDNSPDGTAALVAQRSLHEPRLHLLPREKKMGLGTAYVAGFKFALQNGFDLIFEMDADLSHNPEDLPRFLSKSKEYDLIIGSRYLTGVNVTNWPLSRLLLSLFANYYTRLITRMPIRDCTSGFKCFHRRVLEAITLDHIVSNGYAFQIELHYKAWRKGFRICEIPIVFTERLAGKSKMSRKIQYEAARMVWHLKIRDWLGRLDD, encoded by the coding sequence ATGCGATATAACCAAGTCTGGCAAACCAATGACGACACAACTGAGGAGGATTACCTGGTTGCCCTCGCCGAAAAACACGTTTTAGTCGTGGTTCCCACGTTCAACGAAGCCGGGAACATCAACATGCTTTTGGACCGCCTTTTTGGTTTGAATATTCCGACCTTGCACGTGTTGATCGTCGATGACAATTCGCCCGACGGCACCGCCGCCCTGGTTGCGCAGCGCAGCCTGCACGAGCCGCGCCTGCATCTCTTGCCGCGCGAGAAAAAAATGGGGCTCGGCACGGCTTATGTCGCAGGCTTCAAGTTTGCCTTGCAAAACGGCTTTGATTTGATTTTTGAAATGGATGCCGATCTCTCGCACAATCCCGAAGATCTGCCGCGTTTTCTCAGCAAAAGCAAGGAATACGATCTCATCATCGGTTCACGCTATCTCACCGGCGTCAATGTCACGAACTGGCCGCTCTCACGCCTGTTGCTCAGCTTGTTTGCCAATTATTATACGCGCCTGATCACGCGCATGCCCATCCGCGATTGCACCAGCGGCTTCAAATGTTTTCATCGCCGCGTGCTCGAAGCCATCACGCTCGATCACATCGTCTCCAACGGCTATGCGTTTCAAATCGAGCTGCACTACAAAGCCTGGCGCAAAGGGTTTCGCATTTGTGAAATTCCGATCGTGTTCACCGAGCGGCTGGCGGGAAAATCGAAAATGTCACGCAAAATTCAATATGAGGCCGCGCGCATGGTTTGGCATCTCAAAATTCGAGATTGGCTGGGCCGGCTTGACGATTGA